In Aphelocoma coerulescens isolate FSJ_1873_10779 chromosome 3, UR_Acoe_1.0, whole genome shotgun sequence, a single window of DNA contains:
- the SLC22A7 gene encoding solute carrier family 22 member 7 isoform X2 — MKFEDLLLEIGGFGRFQILILAVLCLLRINLPMHFLLHNFLAATPSHHCAIPHQEAFVNLTMEEVLLISIPQKPDGTFSSCEMFSQPQFHLLLNSSLQPENKSIIQHCQHGWVYDHSQFTSTISTQWDLVCEQRGLNQATATFFFIGVTMGAMVFGFGRKTMLQLSLVCSVVFGMLSAASVSYTMLAITRTLTGVALSGISLIVVPLGMEWVDVQHRTFTGILTSIFWSIGNMLLALAAYLVREWHWLLVAVTGPCLLSIVCLWWVPESARWLIAKGKVKQAHRHLLRCARMNGRKDFDVSPETLTRMATDKNMGGSYSYISLFRTPVLRKISLCSGVVWFGVAFSYYGMSMNLTGFGLSIYLSQFVFGVIEIPAKMVMYVLVNRIGRRQSQAWTLILTGLCIGANIVIPKPLTSLRSAVAIMAKGFSEAAFTTVYLYTSELYPTILRQNGMGYTAFMARLGGALAPLVFLLDEAWRSLPEVTYCGVAVCSGAVAFLLPETLNVRLPEGIEDIEKPQVKVPPEASAPEGVPLQALLK, encoded by the exons ATGAAATTTGAGGATCTCTTGCTGGAAATTGGGGGCTTTGGCAGGTTCCAGATTTTGATTTTGGCTGTCCTCTGCCTCCTAAGAATCAACCTTCCCATGCATTTCCTGCTGCATAATTTTCTTGCTGCTACCCCCTCTCATCACTGCGCAATTCCACACCAAGAGGCATTTGTGAATCTCACCATGGAGGAAGTTCTGCTCATCAGCATCCCTCAGAAGCCTGATGGCACTTTCAGCTCCTGTGAGATGTTCTCACAGCCTCAGTTTCATCTGCTGCTCAACTCCTCTCTGCAACCAGAAAACAAATCCAtcatccagcactgccagcacggATGGGTCTATGACCACTCACAATTCACCTCCACCATCTCCACCCAG TGGGACCTCGTGTGCGAGCAGCGTGGGCTGAACCAGGCAACAGCAACCTTCTTCTTCATCGGCGTCACGATGGGGGCCATGGTGTTTGG GTTCGGACGGAAAACCATGCTCCAGCTGTCCCTCGTGTGCTCCGTGGTTTTTGGGATGCTGAGCGCCGCCTCCGTGTCCTACACAATGCTGGCCATCACACGGACCCTCACCGGGGTGGCCCTGAGCGGCATCTCCCTGATTGTCGTGCCTTTGG ggatggagtggGTGGATGTCCAGCACCGCACCTTCACCGGGATCCTGACCAGCATCTTCTGGAGCATTGGGAacatgctgctggccctggcagcGTACTTGGTGCGGGAGTGGCACTGGCTGCTGGTGGCTGTGACAGGACCTTGTCTCCTGAGCATCGTCTGCCTGTG GTGGGTCCCAGAGTCTGCCCGGTGGCTCATAGCCAAAGGCAAAGTGAAGCAAGCACACAGGCACCTGCTCAGATGTGCAAGAATGAATGGAAGGAAGGACTTCGATGTCTCACCAGAG ACCCTCACAAGGATGGCAACAGACAAGAACATGGGAGGGAGTTACTCCTACATCAGCTTGTTCAGGACCCCAGTCCTGAGGAAGATCTCTCTGTGTTCTGGTGTGGTGTG GTTTGGTGTTGCCTTCTCTTATTACGGCATGAGCATGAACCTGActggctttgggctcagcatcTACCTCTCCCAGTTCGTCTTCGGCGTCATTGAGATCCCAGCCAAGATGGTCATGTACGTGCTGGTGAACCGAATTGGACGGCGGCAGAGCCAGGCATGGACGCTCATCCTGACCGGACTCTGCATAGGAGCCAACATTGTCATTCCCAAGC cCCTCACCTCCCTGCGTTCAGCAGTGGCCATTATGGCCAAGGGTTTCTCAGAAGCTGCCTTCACCACTGTCTATTTGTACACCTCGGAGCTCTACCCCACCATTCTGAG GCAGAATGGGATGGGGTACACCGCCTTCATGGCACGGCTGGGAGGGGCCCTGGCCCCGCTGGTGTTCCTGCTGGACGAGGCGTGGCGGTCCCTGCCCGAGGTGACATACTGCGGTGTCGCGGTGTGCAGCGGCGCCGTGGCCTTCCTGCTCCCGGAGACGCTCAACGTGCGCCTTCCCGAGGGCATCGAGGACATCGAGAAGCCACA GGTAAAAGTGCCGCCAGAAGCCAGCGCTCCCGAGGGTGTGCCCCTGCAGGCTCTGCTGAAGTGA
- the SLC22A7 gene encoding solute carrier family 22 member 7 isoform X1 has translation MKFEDLLLEIGGFGRFQILILAVLCLLRINLPMHFLLHNFLAATPSHHCAIPHQEAFVNLTMEEVLLISIPQKPDGTFSSCEMFSQPQFHLLLNSSLQPENKSIIQHCQHGWVYDHSQFTSTISTQWDLVCEQRGLNQATATFFFIGVTMGAMVFGYLSDRFGRKTMLQLSLVCSVVFGMLSAASVSYTMLAITRTLTGVALSGISLIVVPLGMEWVDVQHRTFTGILTSIFWSIGNMLLALAAYLVREWHWLLVAVTGPCLLSIVCLWWVPESARWLIAKGKVKQAHRHLLRCARMNGRKDFDVSPETLTRMATDKNMGGSYSYISLFRTPVLRKISLCSGVVWFGVAFSYYGMSMNLTGFGLSIYLSQFVFGVIEIPAKMVMYVLVNRIGRRQSQAWTLILTGLCIGANIVIPKPLTSLRSAVAIMAKGFSEAAFTTVYLYTSELYPTILRQNGMGYTAFMARLGGALAPLVFLLDEAWRSLPEVTYCGVAVCSGAVAFLLPETLNVRLPEGIEDIEKPQVKVPPEASAPEGVPLQALLK, from the exons ATGAAATTTGAGGATCTCTTGCTGGAAATTGGGGGCTTTGGCAGGTTCCAGATTTTGATTTTGGCTGTCCTCTGCCTCCTAAGAATCAACCTTCCCATGCATTTCCTGCTGCATAATTTTCTTGCTGCTACCCCCTCTCATCACTGCGCAATTCCACACCAAGAGGCATTTGTGAATCTCACCATGGAGGAAGTTCTGCTCATCAGCATCCCTCAGAAGCCTGATGGCACTTTCAGCTCCTGTGAGATGTTCTCACAGCCTCAGTTTCATCTGCTGCTCAACTCCTCTCTGCAACCAGAAAACAAATCCAtcatccagcactgccagcacggATGGGTCTATGACCACTCACAATTCACCTCCACCATCTCCACCCAG TGGGACCTCGTGTGCGAGCAGCGTGGGCTGAACCAGGCAACAGCAACCTTCTTCTTCATCGGCGTCACGATGGGGGCCATGGTGTTTGGGTACCTTTCCGACAG GTTCGGACGGAAAACCATGCTCCAGCTGTCCCTCGTGTGCTCCGTGGTTTTTGGGATGCTGAGCGCCGCCTCCGTGTCCTACACAATGCTGGCCATCACACGGACCCTCACCGGGGTGGCCCTGAGCGGCATCTCCCTGATTGTCGTGCCTTTGG ggatggagtggGTGGATGTCCAGCACCGCACCTTCACCGGGATCCTGACCAGCATCTTCTGGAGCATTGGGAacatgctgctggccctggcagcGTACTTGGTGCGGGAGTGGCACTGGCTGCTGGTGGCTGTGACAGGACCTTGTCTCCTGAGCATCGTCTGCCTGTG GTGGGTCCCAGAGTCTGCCCGGTGGCTCATAGCCAAAGGCAAAGTGAAGCAAGCACACAGGCACCTGCTCAGATGTGCAAGAATGAATGGAAGGAAGGACTTCGATGTCTCACCAGAG ACCCTCACAAGGATGGCAACAGACAAGAACATGGGAGGGAGTTACTCCTACATCAGCTTGTTCAGGACCCCAGTCCTGAGGAAGATCTCTCTGTGTTCTGGTGTGGTGTG GTTTGGTGTTGCCTTCTCTTATTACGGCATGAGCATGAACCTGActggctttgggctcagcatcTACCTCTCCCAGTTCGTCTTCGGCGTCATTGAGATCCCAGCCAAGATGGTCATGTACGTGCTGGTGAACCGAATTGGACGGCGGCAGAGCCAGGCATGGACGCTCATCCTGACCGGACTCTGCATAGGAGCCAACATTGTCATTCCCAAGC cCCTCACCTCCCTGCGTTCAGCAGTGGCCATTATGGCCAAGGGTTTCTCAGAAGCTGCCTTCACCACTGTCTATTTGTACACCTCGGAGCTCTACCCCACCATTCTGAG GCAGAATGGGATGGGGTACACCGCCTTCATGGCACGGCTGGGAGGGGCCCTGGCCCCGCTGGTGTTCCTGCTGGACGAGGCGTGGCGGTCCCTGCCCGAGGTGACATACTGCGGTGTCGCGGTGTGCAGCGGCGCCGTGGCCTTCCTGCTCCCGGAGACGCTCAACGTGCGCCTTCCCGAGGGCATCGAGGACATCGAGAAGCCACA GGTAAAAGTGCCGCCAGAAGCCAGCGCTCCCGAGGGTGTGCCCCTGCAGGCTCTGCTGAAGTGA